The Danio aesculapii chromosome 22, fDanAes4.1, whole genome shotgun sequence genomic sequence tgaaaggggtggtccttttttttaaattaaaaagtggATCTTTTTGCGGTTTATAGCACTCATTTAGGCTactatttaattatgatatttaaatactgcattttagtgacattttaagaatttttttggGCTGAAATAGATTGTCgtatggtcatcataaccaaaaagtacatttgaaagttaatggataacaacaatagccaaaaaggtattcaaattcattttaatatcggTCGCTTTTGATGCTTCACAGcttttcattggtcatttttgttctaattagaataaaagttacttgtaaaatattttctctactttaaaaacaatacagtagcgaaagatgacgtCACTTACGTCAGATTGTATGGTTTCTTTGCACAGCTGATGTTACTCAAGAAAAAcggcattggccaaaactgattagcacACTGAAGCGACAGCAGACAGAGGGTTCCACTCggtcttaaaacctttttaatgggttttattattattcatgatggtatatgagctcatgtatgggacaaattctgtgtgagtctttcgaaccacccgaacccccctgcTACAGACCTTATGACTTAGTTCGCCAATGTATACCTATTAGGCATAAAAACTTAGCAATTTTGATTAGGCTACTTAAGTGTTCTTTGAAACTAGTTTTAAATggatatattaaaatgaaaacttcATCAAGTTTCCCCAACCCGCCGTCAAACGCTCGTAACTCACCCATTTCACCATGTGGGCCCTACAGGAAGTTGGTCGTGACAGCGAGTTCAGCTCAGAATCGTGACAGGTAGTGAAAATTATCGGATTGTGAGTGCTAAAACCCGCGAACAGAACGACTCCTTTCCTGTTTATGGGGGAAAGAGTGAAAATTAGCACTTCCAAACAATCCCAGTTTGAAGAACTCCACAGGAAAACTCACCTAAAGTGTGAGAGGGTCAGTTTGAGCTCACCATGATATGGAGAGAGCAGCATCTTGAAATGGTGAATTAAACATTCTTGGGCAGAGCGTTTATTATTAACACCTGGAAGTAATGCGGGTAAATTTAGAGCAAGTTTTTGGTCTACTGGATTGAGCAAACACGGGGAAAAGCTTGTCATGGGAGGAAGCTGTCATGGTGGTAGTGTCTGCCAAACAGCTCTAGTACACCCAGTGGCTCTCATCCCTGTCTGATGGATGAACCCGGGGTCGTTGGCTCACTGATACCGTCTTATCGCACTCCGCAAGGTGGTCCTTTGAGGTTTACACCAAATTCTGGCGAGTCTCGCAGGGCATCCTTCCCAAATCACTCAAAATCCGTAGCAATGAACTAACAAAGGCCCGAGATCAAAGGCTCTCAGATGATGGAGCTGATTTCCCACATATTATTCTGCGTgtatttcatacattcattcatgaaGATATATTATCAAGTGTCTGCCTTCGCCTCTATACCTGACACCCCTCTCCGATGTTGACAATTACAGTTATCTGTGTTAATTCTGGAGTAAATGTGTTGACAACGATCATGGTGATGACGAATTAATGAGCTTCATATCTCCATCATCAACGAAACATCTTCAGTAGAGTCAGTCAACATTTTATTGAAGAGGAAAAACATTTTGACGTTGCATTTTGTATTGCAGCCTACTTTTTTTCTCTTCAAATGCTAGCCttttttgagggatgtaaacaaaaacaatatcccattgtatttgctgttttacatgtttaatttctatagcttccgagaatccaaaaagagctacatgttgataaataatgttgtgatagctgcttaacattaagttatgattgaattgcctcttggaATAATtcgataacaagcaggaaatgtaaTGTTATTGGTAAAATGGACTGTTTTTTAATCAAAGGTTGTGATTGTCaatgtttaaaacaacatttttagagtgtattaaTTATGAATTAAACAACTCAAATTTCAAGGATGCACCAGCTATTACATTTTATGGCTGTGACCAATAGAATAATTAAATAACACTAATTTAAACAATAGGaagtattaaaaaaacaacaacctactAGCCTATAAAACATGAAAGATTATATTTTGGCTACATTTACAAAGTGTTAAAATTCACCCAATTTTTCCTATTTTATTTAGTAAAGCTTTAAAACATtgttacatgtacagttgaagtcagaattattagcccctttgagttttttttctttttcttttttaaagtatttcccaaatgatgtttaacagagcaaagaaattatgtctgataatatttttttcttccatagaaagtcttatttgttttatttcggctagaataaaagcagtttttaatttttcaaacaccattttaaggtcaaaactatcagtccctttaagctatatatttttcgattgtctgcagaacaaaccatcattatacaataacttacctaattaccctaacctgttaccctcattaacctagtaaagcctttaaatgtcactttaagctgtatagaagtgtcttgaaaaatatctagtcaaatattattaactgtcatcatggcaaagataaaaaaaatcagttattagaaatgagttattaaaactattatgtttagaaatgtgttgaaaaaaatctctccgttaaacagaaattggaggaaaaaaacaggggggctaataattctgacttcaactgtatacctgtaaattgtaaacataaatgtataatatagcAAAAACGGAAAATATTTTACCATGCATGTATGGAGAGCAGGGTAAATGTCAGATCCTACCTAcaataaaaaaacctaaaaaaaaaaaaaaaacctacaataCTGTCCAATTCCGATACATGTAATAACTGTAAATACTAGAATAAATATTGTGCATCCTTAATAAATACATTCACTTAGTTCATTATAGAACATTATagaaaattataaagaaaaaacgTAGGGTACCTTAAATTGGCATCAAATATCCTCTAAAATAATTTAGAAACGATTATTCGTGTGCATTCTTGGGTTGGCGTTTGTAATTTGCGTCTGCTTACCTTAATAACCtgtcaaacatttttttcttactGAGAGTTATGTTATGAACACGACTTCCAGTTTAATCTGAACGCCCGAAAACGCTGAAATGTGTAAAACAAACCGCCGCTAATGGTACTTTCCCCCAGCCGATATCACTGAAAATGTGTTACTTTTGGCCGCATAATTAATTTCTGATTGAGCCCTGAAGCAGCTCGACAATATTACGCATTCGTTTTTTCCCCTCCCTCCTCAATCTGCTGAGTTATTTTTTATGCATATCCATTCACAATATAAGTCTATATTTTTCTCTTCGCATTTGCCCTcgataaaaagctaaataataatgAATCATTTCATAAATAATGGGTTTAGGGGCTTATCGACCGCGCAGTGGCCGCCACGGCACTCTTATCTCGCCTGGCCACATTGCGCCCGTGTTCCGCTCCCCATACTGAGAGGCGCACGCTGGACGTGATGTGGAATTATATAGACCTCACTTCCAGTTCCACACAGCACTTCAGTGCATCTAAAACCTCAGACATGGATGACCCTCCACAAAATGGCTCCATGCACACACTAACATCCACCGCCCGACGACGGTAAGAGGCGAATATTGGTGTTTCTGCGCTATTTTGATACTAACGCAGATCATAATTAGGCGTGCGATCGACGCGAGATGATTAATATGCGGTCATGTTGGGTTTATGGCATTTTTATTTGGCTGTATTCGGTCCTGGAGCATATAGGCCCTTGAGCCTGCAGAATACAGAAAGCGATttggcatttcatttttaattaaagagcATTTTTGACATGACTTTTCCAATCTTAAAGTTATGAAATTCTATTCGATTTTCCTTAAAAAACATCCGGGCCCGCTATTTTCAATCTTTTCCGTTTTGACAATAAACATAATAACTCCTAATACTCATAATATTCTTAGGATTCTTCATTTATAAAACTAAAATGGACATTTATGTTTTAGCTAGGCTATTATACAAGTCGGAcatgatttatttgtatttttgaaatTAGTTGTCATTCACGTGTCGAATTTAGTGTATATTTGCGAccttaaatattgttttatcccCGTTAGATCTGGTCGTTTCATGTTTTAAtcaacatgttttgttttaacaactcACAACATTTGCTTAAATATAAGTGTACAATaatatttcttattaaataaCTCTACATTTATACGGAGTAAACAAGACTGCAGGCTACAATTAAAGTCTAAATTGCGTAAAAGCCTCTTCATGATATTTTGCACATTGTTGTGTGTAAATACAAATAGGGtaattattaatgcattaataaataatttgccatacatttacacacaaacaaattGGCAAAATATTGCCAAGACTCAAAGATGGAAGAGACAAAAAAACAGTACAGAAAACTAGGCTACATTTAACGTGCATCACATTACAACGGACTGCAACGACGATATTATTATAAACACAAACAGGCAAATTAACTGTTTTTGTAAGCTTTACcatctaaaataaaaaccaatgtccttaaaaagtgcaaaaaataaataaaacgcaaGGAATTTTAACTCTAGctctttattaaataaaagatttaaaaacaaCGCCATAAACGAAGCTTCTATTTTGCTAATAAAACAGAACATTAACTAGtaaatagaaatatatttacaCTGATCGGATATAATTCCTTTACATTGACGAGcaatgctataataataataataataataataataataataataataataataataataataataacaacgtttAATTGGGATTCAAATACGGTTTAATATGCCAATCTGGAAAGGTGTTATTGAATATATGCTGTAATAATTATGCAGATCATATTCTGTTATAAATGTACAACCATGTTAGCAGAAGATAAGCTCTGTCCCAACGAAGAAACAGGCTTATCTCCAGATACCATGAGCAGAGCAGTGACAAACCAAGGTCAGGTCGAGACATAAAACCACACCACAAACATGTAGAactcttaaaaaaaatcattcaactgAAGAACCATTTTTGGTTCCTCAAAGAATCTTCCAATGAACAATCctaaaaaaacatccatttattTCTTGAATGAAGACCATTTCAATAACATAAAGAGGTTTTTCCAGTTTAAAAAATGGAGATGATCCACAGATTTTCTCAATGGAGTCACCGACATCAATAAAGAGCCTTTAAATTTTAAGAGTGTCCAACCTTCCTGTTATTGAAAGCAAAAACGCGTAGAACTGATCTCACAGGCCTTTTGTATGGATACAGCAGTAGACACACATGACAGGTGCTGTCATAGAGCTTCATTACTGTACTATCAGTGTTTCCAGTCACGCGCGCGCCTTGGACAGAAAGGATGCGCGTAAAAAAGCTCCTTTCCTCCACTCACGCACGCGTTCATAAAGGTGTGTGCTTTCACAGGTGACCTCGGATGAGACGCTAAACCGGGATTTACAACTTGATTTGGATACCACTTTGTACATTTTGGGGGATTGCGCCGAAGGATGATGGAAAAACTGAAATCCGAGCAATTTCCGCTGAGCCCGAGCGCGGAGGGCTGCGCTTCTCCCCCGCGCGGCGATGGAGACGCGCGCGGGAAACAGGAAGGCACGACGGCGGAGACAGGAGAGCATCGCTTCCCCGAGGAGCTCAATGGTGTTGCCAAGGAAACGGCTCACCACGCCACCGAGCTAAAAAAGGAGGTGGCGGTGATCGAGCTGTCCAGGAGAGGAGGGAGCGCAGATATAAAAGGCAGGGAGCTCAAGGCAGACCTCAGCCATAAGGTGCAGACCACCGAGCTGTGCAGACCCCCGATTCCCTTGCCACTGCCTCCCAGAGACCCGCTGAGCGACACTCGAATGGTGCAGTTGAGTCCGCCCGCTTTCCCTCTCCCGGCACGAGCGATGCTCTACAGCAACATGACGACGCCGCTCGCCACTATTAACAGGTAACGCCGCTTTAAACTCAATGCTTTTTAAGGGACACAAAGCAGGAGATGATGTAAATAAGTAGAtctgaatgctttaaaaatagAAGATCACTCAGGGAATATCTGATGTTAATTTCAAGTCTGTTCCTAATTTTTGCGCATGATAATATTGGAAAAGTTTCGTTTTATCATACAATTTTCTTATACACTATAGCCGATTTGAGGCTTTCTCTAAATAATTTTAGATAAATAAGACATTTTTAGatagttaatttacatttttataatgcttTCAGAACGTAACAAAGATAAGACAGATCTTAGCAAAGATATTGGTGCTATAGCctacaatattttcattttttcgtTTTCCTATTGTTTGTCGTATTTCGCTTTCATTTTTCGATGATAGAATAAGctaaaattaatgtttaactCATTATGTATACatatttgtcttttttgtttgttttatttctttgtaaTATGTACTACATGTATTTCGTTTTTCATCTTGCTTTTCATATTCGCTATATTTTTCAACTTTTACATGCATTTCGTTTCCTTATGCTAACCTGTGTATTTTAAGtgcttttttttagatgtttagtCGTGCTATCTTCCCATTTTATTCTATAGTTTGTATTATTCTAATTTTTAACGACGTTTCATCTCATTTGTTTCATTGTATATTAAATACGCAGTTTGTTGTCTCCATTAGCCATCGAATATTATACAGAGAAAACTACATTTATAACAGATTGCAAAAATACAATGTTAAATTCAGAAAAGGCACCTGAGCCTAAATTATATAATGAAGGAGAATATAAATGTCATGAAAAAGATAAAAAGCCACTTAAATATTTTAGAGAGTAAAATAAGCTTGGAAaagtaaaaatatgaaaatagataaaaatatgaagagttcagatgcaaaaacctctaaatgccatctgaaatttccttcCTTTCCTGTTATGTTTTTTTCACATTACAAAGAATGAAAATACACTATTAATcaacataaaagtgaaattactgaacctacataACAAGAGccagagaaaaatgctcattttaaatcaaataGATTAAGATTAAGAATAAAGattagatggcatttagaggcttttgcatctgaacccttTATATATTAatctattttcatattttaacctTTTTCAAGCTTATTCTTTTCTCtaaattatttaatcaaatgGCCTTTTATTTTTTGCTCCATGACATTTATATTCTCCTtctattgatcatataatttagGCTCTATACACAGGTGCCTTTTCTGATTTTAACATCGCATTTTTTCAATTCAACCTATTTTCTTCCATTGTAcccattaaatataaatgttttctcTATCAGCGATGTAATATATGAATAATGCATTAACAGTATAGTCTATATACTAAatacatgcataaaatataagaaacgtCATGAGTAATAAGAAATAAGTGCACACATCATTTAAACTCGAAATACAGTGAAAAGATCAAATGTTACTGTATTAAACAGGCATCGTAACCACATGGTTTACCTTTTATCCACAGGCTATCATTATTATTTGAATTGCTTATTTTTAATgatcagagttgtgtcagtacATTATTCAATGCAAGCATGGGCAAAACATATTTTCAAGGAGTGCACGTTAAAGGGTTAAACACTCAATTTCATTTCTATTtcataatttatgtatttatcttAAACACATTAAAGAACAGAGCAGAAATGTCATAAATAAGAAGATAAAAAGCACTCAAGTGTCTTTATTACAACTTCTCATTCTATTCTGGTTAAGGGCATTTCAATAAAGACAAGATAAATAAGAATAATCTGCATTACAGGATATTTCCATTGCTTCAGTCACACATTCTGaactgtgtgtgtttctcctcagTGGTTTTGCTGGAGATGCGGAACAGTATGGGATGTATCCTAGCAATCGAGTCAAGCGCAGACCTGCACCTTATGAGGTTGAAATCAACGATGGTAAGAGCAATTTAAATCTTACCAAGTATGCTGTTCTCTCATTTCTGATTTTCTCTTCATCATTTTAGTCTCTCGATCTGAAATCAAGCACAGAAGGAGCCAAATGtagtaaaagaaaacatttaataattaaaaaaatcatttcagttcaattaaaatttatttaatctaCAATTTAATGAAGCACTGGGATATATTCCAAGCAAGAAATGTCATATTGtctgcgccagtggtgtagtggttagtgcgtcgacacatgcactctggtgcacacggtgacccgagttcgattccgcctcgcagtcctatgctgatccttccccttcccgttccccatgctttcctgtctatcctctctactgtcctatcaaataaaggtgaaaaaccccgaaaaaataattataaaaaagaaatgtcatattaaagtaaaaacacaaaCTGCTAACAAAATACTGCATGAAACAAAGATGATTTAAGATCAATGATGTAAGACAGAGAAAAAAAGTGGATACAGTtgccaatagaaaaaaaaaacccagtgtATGCACTGAAGAGATAGCTGCGAGTTGcctataaaaatgcaaatataagCCAATGTGTTTGGCTGCGAGTGTTGAGAAAGAGATGCAGGATTCTAATGAGATGAACACGGCGAATGCATGACACAATATGTTCACAGGCGATATAGCACGGCATCAAAGGTAATGCTGCCCTCGCCGGCTCTTCAAGACAATTTCCTTTccgaaaaaaaaatgctttaaattattCCTTAACTCGAGAGGCCGGGAATCCATTTAACTAAGTGTAATTATATGAAGTCACTGGTGCATCAGGCACAGTGAAGCATTGATAGCCCTGTTCCAACAGAGCTGTCTAGGATGAGAAATGGCCCTGAATAATTGAATGTAAAATGCCATAGATAATAGAAAGGTTAATTAATTCTTGGCTAAATAGGGGAAGATAAAGAGCTAATCTATCAGTGAGAAGTGAGCGAACACCTTAGGTGTGTTCACAAGGAAACCACTGTTAAAGCACTCAACCGTGTCATTAAACGCTGCTCATGTGTTATGAACAAGAACTCGCCCACTcagtaaaaaaacataattttgacAACCCCAAAAAACCCCTTGGGTTCTACTTGACCAGTGCCCAGCAAGATTTAAAGCATTGATTTTGGCATAGGGTGGGAGGTTTACTTGCTACCTTTAAACTCACCCCCATTTACCTTTCTGATTCTACTCAACCtgctttgcactgtaaaaaatgctgagttccacacaatttcttcctgttgtcccaacacaaatcgattaagttaactgaatagattttttttgtacaaatttaagtggattgaacataaaacattgaagttgtcccaaaaaccctcaagaattgagttgattcagctcatttgaaataaatcatttgaacaagcagcaaaaattcaAAATGCTCATGAGAACAGGGTATATTAaaagtagggatgtccagatccaatcatgtgatcg encodes the following:
- the tal1 gene encoding T-cell acute lymphocytic leukemia protein 1 homolog, whose product is MMEKLKSEQFPLSPSAEGCASPPRGDGDARGKQEGTTAETGEHRFPEELNGVAKETAHHATELKKEVAVIELSRRGGSADIKGRELKADLSHKVQTTELCRPPIPLPLPPRDPLSDTRMVQLSPPAFPLPARAMLYSNMTTPLATINSGFAGDAEQYGMYPSNRVKRRPAPYEVEINDGSQPKIVRRIFTNSRERWRQQNVNGAFAELRKLIPTHPPDKKLSKNEILRLAMKYINFLAKLLNDQDDMVGGEAPARANRESRDATLVRDDLLQEMLSPNSSCGSLLDGDASPESFTEDQDSSVESRPSARGLNHSSLPLDGNAQR